One Sphingomonas sp. SUN039 genomic window carries:
- the pspB gene encoding envelope stress response membrane protein PspB has protein sequence MEDVLLPIVIVGMLFIGMPWVILHYVSKWKQAKTLTVDDENLLDDLHDTARRLEDRVVTIERIMTADNPNWKNG, from the coding sequence ATGGAAGACGTCCTTCTCCCCATCGTCATCGTCGGGATGCTGTTCATCGGGATGCCGTGGGTCATTCTCCACTACGTCTCCAAATGGAAGCAGGCGAAAACGCTCACCGTCGATGACGAAAACCTGCTCGACGATCTGCACGATACCGCCCGCCGCCTGGAAGACCGCGTGGTCACGATCGAGCGCATCATGACCGCTGATAACCCCAATTGGAAAAACGGCTGA
- a CDS encoding SufE family protein, giving the protein MSLPALSDIRDEYDFLDADDRYRLLIDLGRDLQAMPDALKTDSTLVRGCSASVWVYPMRDGDKLHFLADSNAAITKGIIALVLTTVQDRTATEIVATDIAAELAPFDLSRQLSSNRTQGIPNMIALIKSTAERHLVSPPS; this is encoded by the coding sequence ATGTCCCTGCCCGCTCTCTCCGATATTCGCGACGAATACGACTTCCTCGACGCCGACGACCGATATCGCCTGCTGATCGATCTGGGCCGCGATCTTCAGGCGATGCCCGATGCACTCAAGACCGACAGCACTTTGGTGCGGGGATGTTCGGCCAGCGTGTGGGTTTATCCGATGCGGGATGGGGACAAGCTCCATTTCCTCGCCGACTCCAATGCCGCGATCACCAAGGGGATCATCGCGCTGGTCCTGACCACTGTTCAGGACCGGACCGCGACCGAGATCGTCGCGACCGACATTGCCGCCGAACTCGCCCCGTTCGACCTGTCGCGCCAACTGAGCTCGAACCGGACGCAGGGCATTCCGAACATGATCGCGCTGATCAAGTCGACCGCAGAGCGGCATCTGGTATCGCCGCCGTCATGA
- a CDS encoding (2Fe-2S) ferredoxin domain-containing protein, with the protein MIRLARAKPVAIVMACEKCFKRTHAKDKLTKPLKRALKPHRIKLVKTRCLGVCPRDAVTLHDSRKPREWAIVAHGTPADEVAALFLETVG; encoded by the coding sequence ATGATCCGGCTGGCCCGCGCAAAACCGGTTGCGATCGTTATGGCGTGCGAGAAGTGCTTCAAGCGGACGCATGCCAAAGACAAGCTCACCAAGCCGCTGAAGCGCGCGCTCAAGCCGCACCGGATCAAGCTGGTCAAGACCCGCTGCCTCGGCGTCTGTCCAAGAGATGCCGTCACCCTGCACGATTCGCGCAAGCCACGCGAATGGGCGATCGTTGCCCATGGCACGCCTGCCGACGAGGTGGCCGCGCTATTCCTCGAGACTGTCGGGTAA
- a CDS encoding N-acetylmuramoyl-L-alanine amidase has protein sequence MDRIIETPSPNFDERKRPVSIIVLHYTGMQSADLAIRQLTIPESKVSSHYVVAEDGQILRLVAEDKRAWHAGRSHWREVTDDVNSASVGIEIVNPGHEWGYRPFPEAQIESVIELVADIKSRHSITRGNVVGHSDVAPARKQDPGELFPWARLAKVRLALPRPTRNLIDPNWTDAGFLLALERFGYDVSDRLAAVVAFQRRFRPELLDGTIDGECRAILLALLLPKPQGDE, from the coding sequence ATCGACCGCATCATCGAGACGCCCTCGCCCAATTTCGACGAGCGCAAACGCCCTGTCAGCATCATCGTTTTGCATTACACTGGCATGCAGAGCGCCGACCTCGCGATCCGCCAATTGACGATCCCCGAGTCAAAGGTATCGTCGCATTATGTCGTCGCCGAGGACGGGCAAATCCTGCGGCTGGTGGCCGAGGACAAGCGTGCCTGGCACGCCGGCCGGTCGCACTGGCGCGAAGTGACCGACGACGTGAATTCGGCGAGCGTCGGCATCGAAATCGTCAACCCCGGACACGAATGGGGGTATCGCCCGTTTCCCGAAGCGCAGATCGAGTCGGTGATCGAGCTCGTCGCCGATATCAAGAGCCGCCACAGCATCACGCGCGGCAATGTCGTCGGCCATTCGGATGTTGCCCCCGCGCGCAAGCAGGACCCCGGCGAGCTGTTCCCCTGGGCGCGGCTGGCGAAGGTCCGCCTCGCCTTGCCGCGCCCGACCAGGAATCTGATCGATCCCAACTGGACCGATGCGGGGTTCCTGCTCGCGCTCGAGCGATTCGGTTACGACGTCAGCGACAGGCTGGCCGCCGTCGTCGCGTTCCAGCGCAGGTTCCGGCCCGAATTGCTCGACGGCACCATCGACGGCGAGTGCCGAGCGATCTTGCTCGCCCTCCTGCTTCCCAAACCGCAGGGCGACGAGTAA
- the pspA gene encoding phage shock protein PspA, with the protein MGIFSRTRDIVAANFADLLDKAEDPAKMIRMIILEMEETLVEVRATAARTIADQKEMRRHIGKLQSLEANWEEKAELALSKDREDLAKAALVERQKATDLIERMQAELAILDDALKASEGDIAKLQSKLRDARSRQSAIATRMETAHQSIRVREAYSGERAQDAFSRFEVLEKRADLAEGRAEALAMGATKTLDEEIDELKSSEKVDAALEALKAKAAGKAK; encoded by the coding sequence ATGGGTATCTTCTCCCGAACCCGCGACATCGTCGCCGCCAACTTCGCCGACTTGCTCGACAAGGCCGAAGACCCGGCGAAGATGATCCGCATGATCATCCTCGAAATGGAGGAGACGTTGGTCGAGGTCCGCGCGACCGCCGCGCGCACCATTGCCGACCAGAAGGAAATGCGCCGCCATATCGGCAAGCTCCAGTCGCTCGAAGCGAACTGGGAAGAAAAGGCCGAGCTCGCGCTGTCGAAGGACCGAGAGGATCTCGCCAAGGCCGCGCTGGTCGAAAGGCAGAAGGCGACCGACCTGATCGAAAGGATGCAGGCCGAACTCGCCATACTCGACGATGCGCTGAAAGCGTCGGAGGGAGATATCGCCAAGCTCCAGTCGAAGCTGCGCGATGCCCGCAGTCGCCAGTCGGCGATCGCGACGCGGATGGAAACCGCGCATCAGAGCATCCGCGTCCGCGAAGCCTATTCGGGCGAGCGCGCGCAGGACGCCTTCTCGCGCTTCGAAGTGCTCGAAAAGCGTGCCGACCTGGCCGAGGGCCGCGCCGAGGCGCTGGCGATGGGTGCCACCAAAACGCTCGACGAGGAAATCGACGAGCTGAAATCATCGGAAAAAGTCGATGCCGCGCTCGAAGCGCTGAAGGCAAAGGCCGCAGGAAAGGCGAAGTAA
- a CDS encoding chemotaxis protein CheB, with product MASAVATRIDPVAGQHRPISVLIVDDSAVARAALSQMVDCGGSLQLAGAVDGAGRAIAWLRDNRADVVLLDLEMPGWNGLAALPDLLAAGRGAKVLVVSSTARAGAEATLRALAAGAADTLAKPAMGQLNQSFQAVLIDRIERLGRASRHGGEVARFTLRPEPATPVALLGIGASTGGLSALAAFFAGLPASFGAPIVVTQHLPPSFMPYFADQLAAMAGRFAHVATEGRIAEPGEILVAPGHAHLLVRRQGTHFVASLSDAPVPTRCCPSVDPMLVSLGEAAGPDAAAVVLTGMGRDGSAGAARLVDVGGSVMVQDSASSAVWGMPGSIATQGLACVAAPPARLAAHLARRGSK from the coding sequence GTGGCAAGTGCCGTTGCTACCCGGATCGACCCAGTTGCCGGACAACACCGTCCGATCTCCGTTCTGATTGTCGATGATTCGGCAGTCGCACGGGCCGCCCTGTCGCAGATGGTCGATTGCGGCGGATCGCTCCAACTCGCCGGGGCGGTCGACGGGGCCGGACGGGCAATTGCCTGGCTGCGCGACAACCGTGCCGATGTCGTGCTGCTCGATCTCGAAATGCCGGGCTGGAACGGCCTTGCCGCGCTGCCGGACCTGTTGGCTGCCGGGCGGGGGGCGAAGGTTCTGGTGGTTTCCTCGACCGCGCGCGCCGGGGCAGAGGCGACCTTGCGTGCGCTTGCGGCCGGCGCGGCCGATACGCTCGCCAAACCGGCGATGGGCCAGCTCAACCAGTCGTTCCAGGCGGTCCTGATCGACCGGATCGAACGCCTCGGTCGCGCGTCGCGCCATGGCGGCGAGGTTGCCCGTTTCACGTTACGTCCCGAACCCGCGACGCCGGTTGCCCTGCTCGGCATCGGGGCATCGACCGGCGGGCTCAGTGCGCTTGCCGCATTCTTCGCCGGACTTCCCGCAAGCTTCGGCGCGCCGATCGTGGTCACGCAGCATTTGCCGCCGAGCTTCATGCCCTATTTCGCCGACCAGCTGGCGGCGATGGCCGGGCGCTTCGCCCATGTCGCAACCGAGGGGCGGATCGCCGAACCCGGTGAAATTCTCGTTGCGCCGGGACACGCGCACCTTCTGGTCCGTCGGCAGGGGACACATTTCGTGGCGAGCCTCAGCGACGCGCCGGTTCCGACGCGCTGCTGTCCCTCGGTCGATCCGATGCTGGTATCGCTCGGCGAAGCAGCGGGGCCGGATGCTGCCGCCGTCGTGCTGACGGGCATGGGCCGCGACGGCAGCGCGGGTGCGGCCCGCCTCGTCGATGTGGGTGGATCGGTTATGGTCCAGGACAGTGCAAGCAGCGCCGTCTGGGGCATGCCGGGATCGATCGCGACGCAAGGGCTGGCCTGTGTTGCCGCACCACCCGCGCGGCTGGCTGCACATCTCGCGCGGCGGGGGTCCAAATGA
- the pspF gene encoding phage shock protein operon transcriptional activator, producing the protein MDRGNQVVGESFAFLDSIERASRAAGLNRPVLVIGERGTGKELVAERLHRLSPRWAAPLITMNCAALAETLIEAELFGHEAGAFTGATKAREGRFEEADGGTLFLDELATLSAGAQERLLRAVEYGEVTRIGSNKPLRVDVRIVAATNEHLPSLVDKGRFRADLLDRLAFEVVTLPPLRARTGDVPVLTDHFGRRMAAELDWRKWPGFSTGAMEVLERYDWPGNVRELRNTVERAVYRWEDENKAIDEIDFDPFDSPWMPKAVSGAAAAPVVSGALVPMSATAIARSVADVRDFRAAVAEYERDILAEALKRCRYNQRAAAKAVALSYDQLRHAMKRHGLFEIADNENAG; encoded by the coding sequence ATGGACAGGGGCAATCAAGTCGTTGGCGAGTCATTCGCCTTTCTCGATTCGATCGAGCGTGCCAGTCGCGCCGCCGGGTTGAACCGCCCCGTGCTGGTCATCGGCGAGCGGGGGACGGGCAAGGAGCTGGTTGCCGAACGTCTCCACCGCCTCAGCCCACGCTGGGCGGCCCCGCTGATCACGATGAACTGCGCCGCGCTCGCGGAGACGCTGATCGAAGCCGAACTGTTCGGGCACGAGGCGGGTGCTTTCACCGGCGCGACCAAGGCGCGTGAGGGGCGTTTCGAGGAGGCCGACGGGGGCACATTGTTCCTCGACGAACTCGCGACGCTTTCGGCGGGCGCGCAAGAACGGCTGCTGCGCGCGGTCGAATATGGCGAGGTCACCCGGATCGGCTCGAACAAGCCACTGCGCGTCGACGTGCGCATCGTTGCCGCGACCAACGAGCATTTGCCGTCGCTGGTCGATAAGGGCCGGTTCCGTGCCGACCTGCTCGACCGCTTGGCATTCGAGGTCGTCACCTTGCCGCCGTTGCGCGCGCGGACGGGTGATGTGCCGGTGCTGACCGACCATTTCGGGCGACGCATGGCGGCCGAACTCGACTGGCGCAAATGGCCGGGCTTTTCGACCGGGGCGATGGAAGTGCTCGAACGTTACGACTGGCCGGGCAATGTACGCGAACTCCGCAACACCGTCGAACGCGCCGTCTATCGCTGGGAGGACGAGAACAAGGCGATCGACGAGATCGATTTCGACCCGTTCGACTCGCCGTGGATGCCCAAAGCGGTGTCGGGGGCAGCAGCCGCGCCGGTCGTCTCTGGGGCGCTCGTGCCAATGAGCGCGACCGCGATTGCGCGCAGCGTTGCCGATGTCCGTGATTTCCGGGCTGCGGTGGCCGAATACGAACGCGATATCCTGGCCGAGGCATTGAAGCGCTGCCGGTACAATCAGCGTGCGGCAGCGAAAGCGGTGGCGCTCAGCTACGATCAGCTGCGCCACGCGATGAAGCGCCACGGGCTGTTCGAGATAGCGGACAACGAAAATGCGGGTTGA
- a CDS encoding response regulator: MSKTCLVVDDSKVIRKVARHILETLDFSVEEAGDGQEALDAVARSVPDVVLLDWNMPVMSGIEFLRALGERNVQPRPKVVFCTTENGTAHIRAALDAGADEYVMKPFDRDTLASKLQFAGVA, from the coding sequence ATGTCGAAAACGTGTCTGGTTGTGGATGATTCGAAGGTCATCCGCAAAGTTGCGCGCCACATACTGGAAACGCTCGACTTTTCGGTCGAGGAGGCCGGCGACGGGCAGGAAGCGCTCGATGCGGTGGCGCGGTCGGTTCCCGATGTCGTCCTGCTCGACTGGAATATGCCGGTGATGAGCGGCATCGAATTCTTGCGCGCGCTGGGCGAACGCAACGTCCAGCCGCGGCCGAAGGTCGTGTTCTGCACCACCGAAAACGGCACCGCCCATATCCGCGCCGCGCTCGACGCCGGGGCGGACGAATATGTCATGAAACCTTTCGACCGCGACACACTCGCGAGCAAGCTCCAGTTCGCCGGGGTCGCCTGA
- a CDS encoding protein-glutamate O-methyltransferase CheR: MTAPETTSAATRILSALLEARTGQILSPARSWRIEASLKPILRELGMPTLDPLVAQLSSGRDPALASRVVEALLNNETSFFRDATAFDQLDRDALELLRLNRTASRRLRIWSAACSTGQEAYSLAMLLRDGGPRWAGWTFDILATDASAAAVARARTGRYSRFEIQRGLPVRTMLRWFREDGEDWVADGLLARDIRFATHDIRQPAPGRFDLILCRNVLMYFVVPLRTQVLDHMADALDPGGVLMLGAGETVIGQTERFASHPDMRGLYVAAHEVSRSPLRVATR, from the coding sequence ATGACTGCGCCCGAAACCACGAGCGCGGCAACGCGGATCTTGTCGGCCCTGCTCGAAGCGCGCACCGGCCAGATCCTGTCGCCTGCGCGGAGTTGGCGGATCGAGGCATCGCTGAAGCCTATCCTGCGCGAACTGGGGATGCCGACACTCGATCCGCTTGTCGCGCAATTGTCGTCTGGGCGCGATCCCGCGCTCGCGAGCCGCGTGGTCGAGGCCTTGCTCAACAACGAAACCTCGTTCTTCCGCGACGCAACGGCGTTCGACCAGCTCGACCGCGACGCGCTCGAGTTGCTCCGCCTCAACCGCACGGCTTCGCGTCGCCTGCGGATCTGGTCGGCGGCATGTTCGACGGGACAGGAGGCTTATTCGCTGGCGATGCTGCTCCGCGACGGGGGACCGCGCTGGGCAGGCTGGACGTTCGACATCCTTGCAACCGATGCGTCTGCCGCTGCCGTCGCCCGCGCGCGGACCGGCCGCTACAGCCGGTTCGAAATCCAGCGCGGCCTTCCGGTTCGCACGATGCTGCGCTGGTTTCGCGAGGACGGCGAAGACTGGGTCGCCGATGGCCTGCTCGCGCGCGATATCCGCTTTGCCACACATGATATCCGCCAGCCCGCACCCGGCCGCTTCGACCTGATCCTGTGCCGCAATGTGCTCATGTATTTCGTAGTGCCGCTGCGGACGCAGGTGCTCGACCATATGGCCGACGCGCTCGACCCTGGTGGCGTGCTGATGCTCGGCGCGGGTGAGACCGTGATCGGCCAGACCGAACGCTTTGCCTCGCATCCCGACATGCGCGGGCTTTATGTCGCCGCGCATGAGGTTTCGCGGTCGCCATTGCGCGTCGCAACCCGCTAA
- a CDS encoding J domain-containing protein — translation MPRRTTRSLDWGFPRWREYGSETAATTVRLCDRHGCEAKGDKPAPKAPNSKDRWYFCETHAAEYNRNWDYFQGLTPEEAAAREAQEQAEAGGWKTSAYQQWAGPGDGTRSNDEMRALNVLGVASDASFEDIRIAWRGLAKANHPDLKPGDADAAARFREIQAAWDVLRSAEERREAVKTAT, via the coding sequence ATGCCGCGCCGCACAACACGTTCGCTCGACTGGGGCTTTCCGCGCTGGCGCGAGTACGGGTCGGAAACGGCGGCAACGACCGTGCGGCTCTGCGACCGGCACGGCTGCGAGGCGAAGGGCGACAAGCCCGCGCCCAAGGCGCCGAACAGCAAGGACCGCTGGTATTTCTGCGAGACGCACGCCGCCGAGTACAATCGCAACTGGGACTATTTTCAGGGGCTTACCCCCGAAGAAGCCGCTGCGCGCGAAGCACAGGAGCAGGCCGAAGCGGGGGGCTGGAAGACCAGCGCCTACCAGCAATGGGCGGGGCCGGGCGATGGCACGCGCAGCAACGACGAGATGCGCGCGCTGAACGTGCTGGGGGTGGCGAGCGATGCGTCTTTCGAAGACATCCGCATCGCGTGGCGTGGCCTCGCCAAGGCCAACCACCCCGATCTGAAGCCCGGCGATGCCGATGCCGCCGCGCGTTTTCGCGAGATCCAGGCCGCTTGGGACGTGCTGAGGTCTGCGGAGGAGCGGCGCGAAGCAGTCAAGACAGCAACATGA
- a CDS encoding chemotaxis protein CheW — MSGLFVLAWIGAQQVAFEATSVEAVVDIPLVVPVPLAASHVVGLASIRSQVITVIDCSAATGGPFASPTGRAVLTGIDGHRYAMRVDRVDDVVAGSVSADAGVPLGPLWGDIATGVIEVGDSFAIVVDPAKLVAVVPAAIAA; from the coding sequence ATGAGCGGCTTGTTCGTCCTCGCCTGGATCGGGGCGCAACAGGTTGCGTTCGAGGCAACGAGCGTCGAGGCCGTCGTCGATATCCCGCTGGTCGTGCCGGTGCCGCTTGCCGCGTCGCATGTCGTGGGGCTGGCCTCGATCCGTAGTCAGGTCATCACGGTGATCGACTGCAGTGCGGCCACCGGCGGGCCGTTTGCGTCGCCGACGGGGCGTGCCGTGCTGACCGGAATCGACGGCCATCGTTACGCCATGCGAGTCGACCGGGTCGACGATGTCGTCGCGGGCTCGGTGAGTGCCGATGCCGGTGTCCCGCTGGGTCCGTTGTGGGGCGATATTGCCACTGGCGTGATCGAAGTCGGCGATAGTTTTGCCATCGTCGTCGATCCGGCGAAGCTCGTTGCGGTCGTGCCTGCGGCGATTGCGGCATAA
- a CDS encoding energy transducer TonB, whose product MYTATAPSFRTTATAVAASMLGTALIFAAPQAAQASPKSDFVRNVEAQLKTEAYAPADLSGVATIAVRIDADGKVLSADVAGSSGHKLLDDDALLTAKSVVFPKGAARTVAVVMKYGNVAKPGEAQSVALVNRYVNAKGEALAQNPASPVG is encoded by the coding sequence ATGTACACCGCTACCGCCCCCAGCTTTCGCACCACGGCAACTGCCGTTGCGGCGTCGATGCTCGGCACCGCGCTGATCTTCGCGGCCCCGCAGGCGGCGCAAGCCTCCCCCAAAAGCGATTTCGTGCGCAACGTCGAAGCGCAGCTGAAGACCGAGGCCTATGCCCCCGCCGATCTGTCGGGGGTTGCGACCATCGCGGTCCGGATCGACGCCGACGGCAAGGTGCTAAGCGCCGACGTCGCCGGTTCGAGCGGCCACAAGCTGCTGGATGACGACGCACTGCTGACGGCAAAATCGGTCGTCTTTCCCAAGGGCGCGGCCCGCACGGTCGCCGTTGTGATGAAGTACGGCAACGTCGCCAAGCCCGGCGAGGCCCAGTCGGTCGCGCTCGTCAACCGCTACGTCAACGCCAAGGGCGAAGCGCTCGCACAGAATCCCGCCAGCCCCGTCGGCTGA
- the pspC gene encoding envelope stress response membrane protein PspC, which yields MTARRTSFYLDKQNAKWLGVCSGIADYTGIDLTVVRVVTVLGTVFGSGALLVAYLIIAWMAPAKPVGLYDDADDAKFWQGVRQSPSRSTRDVRAKFRDLDRRLADVETYYTSRNSSLADEIDSLR from the coding sequence ATGACCGCACGTCGTACATCCTTCTACCTCGACAAACAGAACGCCAAATGGCTGGGCGTGTGTTCGGGGATCGCCGACTACACCGGCATCGACCTGACAGTCGTTCGCGTCGTCACAGTGCTCGGCACCGTGTTCGGATCGGGCGCGCTGCTGGTCGCCTATCTGATCATCGCGTGGATGGCCCCGGCCAAGCCGGTCGGCCTCTACGACGACGCCGATGACGCCAAATTCTGGCAAGGCGTGCGCCAGTCGCCGTCGCGCTCGACCCGTGATGTCCGCGCCAAGTTCCGCGATCTCGACCGTCGGCTTGCCGATGTCGAAACCTATTACACCAGCCGCAACTCGTCGCTCGCCGACGAGATCGACAGCTTGCGCTAG
- a CDS encoding DMT family transporter — MSSPSRFGPRDIAVALAINLVWGLNIVAIKMSVDLVPPFTAALLRQSLVLIVCLPWLRIVPGRMRDLLALSVVIGGAFFAIVNLSLVVTENVGALAIAGQLGAPFSLILAIIFLGERIGIVRVAGMALAMGGCLLLVFDPAAAKEVPGLLLTVLASLMWATGSLLQRRLVGVDIPTMYAWIGLGGTIILAPLALFFEAPVMTGAVLVPPVAFVWIAFSALGSTLIGSGGMAWLLQRHPVTTVIPVTLGAPVIGVVASSIVFGNPLTPVMVLGGTIALAGVAIVTTRSARAREEQA, encoded by the coding sequence GTGTCATCTCCCAGCCGATTCGGGCCGCGCGACATCGCCGTCGCGCTGGCGATCAACCTCGTCTGGGGGCTGAACATCGTTGCCATCAAGATGTCGGTCGATCTGGTGCCGCCGTTCACTGCGGCCTTGCTGCGCCAGTCGCTGGTACTCATCGTCTGCCTGCCGTGGCTTCGCATCGTGCCGGGGCGGATGCGCGATCTGCTCGCCCTGTCCGTCGTCATCGGCGGCGCGTTCTTCGCCATCGTCAACCTGTCGCTGGTGGTCACCGAAAATGTCGGCGCGCTGGCGATTGCGGGGCAATTGGGCGCGCCGTTCTCGCTGATCCTTGCCATCATATTTCTGGGAGAGCGTATCGGTATCGTCCGCGTGGCGGGCATGGCGCTCGCGATGGGCGGTTGCCTGCTGCTGGTGTTCGATCCTGCGGCGGCGAAGGAGGTGCCCGGACTGCTGTTGACCGTGCTGGCCTCGCTGATGTGGGCGACCGGTTCGCTGCTCCAGCGTCGCCTCGTCGGTGTGGACATCCCGACGATGTATGCGTGGATCGGCCTTGGCGGCACGATCATCCTCGCGCCGCTCGCGCTGTTTTTCGAAGCGCCGGTGATGACGGGTGCCGTTCTGGTACCGCCCGTCGCGTTCGTGTGGATTGCCTTTTCCGCGCTCGGCTCGACGCTGATCGGATCGGGCGGCATGGCGTGGCTGCTCCAGCGCCATCCGGTCACGACGGTCATCCCTGTGACACTCGGCGCGCCGGTTATCGGCGTGGTTGCCTCCAGCATCGTATTTGGCAATCCGCTCACGCCGGTTATGGTGCTGGGCGGAACGATAGCGCTGGCGGGTGTCGCCATCGTGACGACGCGCAGCGCACGCGCGAGGGAGGAGCAGGCGTGA